A region from the Fusarium musae strain F31 chromosome 1, whole genome shotgun sequence genome encodes:
- a CDS encoding hypothetical protein (EggNog:ENOG41~BUSCO:EOG09260C2V): protein MAANLSVSDQIRQLDDARKLVLGDVKYYPSVVKGILPIIGPSAALELRRWGAEFLAEAFSTPALPNGEKETMQPYVLPTLESMLENEREDPQVLRSVIQCVASIYPLAMRWIINNGYDTITWERMVAVKQKVLKIWDNASPTVRICCIKFAQRVVLAQTAATGSELRYGGTLDVSLDKVPPNHQSLDPRNLEAEASGLLDRMLATLQESSDALLVDSTLNCMSILVRTRPGTSNRIINALLNFNPLKLANSPLTPKTRVMIRSMEKTTRMLLIHLVKRDPNNPMTHRIQQHVERMMEVMAEFFDDSGRKRPLESAPQDANDAKRQRLSPAQIQIPPLGPGPHSLADVFTLIDNTALKNFDISQVPAPLVARIAVTTLSRLDPQVLSKAVDGIRGRLDALANTPAPELNPNTAPLGVDEDDDDYEPDFYQAEDTEQILNKLDSSPMHDAPVLDDGLTLKSFHLHQPSALTPETALTAGNGTVTRVIEMMKSLEDPAKKSKAGFSRLAASSGNRDSWMTILARLATRSVAGLEETSIKEEGGSSAPQSLSNNIRDVLYSYVMEDFRKHIDVAVSWLCEEWYNDKLQQKKGGDRPLHYEKCCLRLIDGFLPYLHPQDKVLTRFLSEIPELNKNLLSRVKHMCRDPSVVQLALTSLLYLVMMRPPVKEIALDTVQDIWTEFEESRPMAGKYLTKYRPTFMESARNAGDPGQSASPAITA from the exons ATGGCAGCGAATCTTTCAGTGTCGGACCAGATCCGCCAGCTTGATGATGCACGAAAGTTGGTTTTGGGAGATGTTAAATATTACCCCAGTGTTGTCAAGGGAATACTACCTATCATCGGACCAAGTGCAGCGCTCGAGCTGCGAAGATGGGGCGCCGAATTTCTAGCTGAAGCTTTTTCGACGCCCGCTCTACCAAATGGAGAAAAGGAGACAATGCAACCTTATGTTTTACCAACACTGGAGTCTATGCTCGAGAATGAGCGTGAAGATCCTCAAGTTCTGCGCAGTGTGATCCAATGCGTTGCCAGTATCTATCCCTTGgcgatgagatggat CATCAACAACGGATACGACACAATCACTTGGGAAAGGATGGTAGCTGTGAAACAAAAGGTTCTAAAGATATGGGACAATGCTAGCCCTACCGTGAGGATCTGTTGCATCAAGTTTGCGCAACGTGTAGTTCTGGCACAGACAGCAGCGACGGGTTCTGAGCTACGA TATGGTGGTACTCTAGATGTCTCGCTAGATAAAGTCCCCCCAAATCATCAGTCACTTGATCCTCGGAACTTGGAGGCTGAAGCGTCCGGACTCCTGGACCGAATGTTGGCAACTCTGCAGGAGAGCAG CGATGCTCTGCTCGTAGACTCAACGTTGAACTGCATGTCTATCCTCGTGAGGACACGACCAGGAACCTCGAACAGGATCATCAATGctcttctcaacttcaatcCCCTCAAGCTCGCCAACTCTCCTCTAACCCCCAAGACCCGCGTCATGATTAGATCTATGGAGAAAACAACTCGAATGTTGCTGATCCATCTTGTGAAGCGAGATCCCAACAATCCAATGACCCATAGGATACAGCAGCACGTAGAACGCATGATGGAGGTTATGGCGGAATTCTTTGACGATTCTGGACGGAAACGCCCCCTCGAGTCAGCGCCACAAGACGCCAATGACGCCAAACGACAGCGATTATCCCCAGCGCAAATTCAAATACCACCGTTGGGCCCTGGCCCCCACAGCCTAGCAGACGTTTTCACTCTCATCGACAATACTGCTCTAAAGAATTTCGATATCTCGCAAGTTCCCGCTCCTTTGGTCGCCAGGATCGCTGTCACCACGCTGTCAAGGCTTGACCCTCAAGTATTATCTAAAGCGGTCGATGGTATTCGCGGCCGTCTCGACGCCCTAGCCAATACTCCGGCTCCTGAGTTAAATCCCAACACCGCCCCGTTGGGCGtagacgaagacgatgatgactaTGAGCCTGATTTCTACCAGGCAGAGGACACAGAACAGATCCTTAACAAGCTAGATAGTTCACCCATGCATGATGCACCGGTATTGGACGATGGCCTTACACTGAAATCATTCCACCTTCATCAGCCTAGTGCTCTAACACCAGAAACGGCACTAACAGCAGGCAACGGAACAGTCACCCGGGTaattgagatgatgaagtcacTAGAAGACCcggccaagaagagcaaggctGGCTTCAGCAGATTAGCAGCTAGTTCTGGTAATCGGGATTCTTGGATGACAATACTGGCACGACTAGCAACACGCTCTGTGGCCGGTCTCGAGGAAACCTCTATCAAAGAGGAGGGTGGCTCATCAGCACCCCAGTCTCTCAGCAACAATATTCGCGACGTTTTATATTCCTATGTGATGGAGGACTTCCGGAAGCATATTGATGTAGCGGTCTCATGGCTCTGTGAAGAGTGGTACAACGACAAACTACAACAGAAAAAGGGCGGCGATCGACCATTGCACTACGAAAAGTGTTGCTTGCGTTTGATTGATGGATTTTTGCCATATCTGCACCCTCAGGACAAAGTATTGACGCGATTCTTGAGTGAAATACCCGAGCTAAACAAGAACCTCCTGTCGCGCGTGAAGCACATGTGTCGCGACCCCAGCGTTGTTCAGCTAGCTTTGACAAGCCTGCTATACTTGGTCATGATGCGGCCACCTGTCAAAGAGATCGCACTGGATACGGTGCAAGATATCTGGACCGAAT TTGAAGAATCAAGACCTATGGCAGGCAAGTATTTGACCAAATATCGGCCAACTTTCATGGAGTCTGCACGAAATGCTGGTGATCCTGGACAGTCTGCATCGCCTGCTATCACCGCTTGA
- a CDS encoding hypothetical protein (BUSCO:EOG09265KSE) — MPTSPHSTYYDRRLRQGPALVRARRPYLVKNAVTGLGLLAVVGSIYWYTLNAVGQDNFEDVKVPDAPAKPSTSK, encoded by the exons ATGCCTACCAG CCCGCACTCAACATACTACGATCGCCGTCTGCGACAGGGCCCTGCGCTTGTACGAGCACGACGGCCCTATCTTGTCAAAAATGCCGTGACAGGCCTTGGTCTCTTGGCTGTCGTTGGAAGCATCT ATTGGTATACGCTTAACGCCGTTGGTCAAGATAATTTCGAAGATGTCAAGGTCCCAGATGCGCCCGCGAAGCCATCTACATCCAAGTAG
- the NOP12 gene encoding Nucleolar protein 12 (BUSCO:EOG09264IQ7), translating to MAKRSKSLTASSKAVDPTLDALFASSAGPVQAPVKSRYSTLVEQKVREPSKPRVQLEEQDADDEVLSEISEELSFEEDGPSDEEEEASDASEPEGESEDEQEEKEEEESSNEPMKDAPVELDDIIDATEDKSNKERKRKRKNENDDLEGKYLDKLVAEEEAERAGKRQKNDALNKTEKAVAEDDDAGNDSDIPVHETLAKDNKSSDLEKAARTVFLANVSTEAINSKTAKKALMAHLSSILDKDATPPQTIESLRFRSVAFSGGSLPKRAAYITKSLMDATTKSANAYVVYSTSAAARKAAAELNGTQVLERHLRVDSVAHPSPTDHRRCVFVGNLGFVDDETVLNTNADGNTTEKKKNKTPSDVEEGLWRTFSTQGKVENVRVVRDSKTRVGKGFAYVQFYDGNDVEAALLLDGKKFPPMLPRKLRVTRAKDPRKTALAQERARGKNIVPNGAAKSTKYKHKATPEEQSMAGRTSKLLGRSAAVQQRHKKRPSTQGASEDAQNIPSSIKGPEQFVFEGRRASSKDGTPKDLKLGKKGKGKGRSGRPQNRGARRAAEWKKKS from the exons ATGGCAAAACG TTCAAAGAGCCtgacagcttcttccaaggcGGTGGACCCTACCCTCGACGCTCTTTTTGCGTCCAGT GCTGGCCCTGTACAGGCTCCCGTTAAGTCAAGATACTCGACTTTGGTAGAACAAAAGGTTCGGGAACCTTCCAAGCCAAGGGTACAGCTCGAAGAACAAGACGCCGACGATGAGGTCCTCTCTGAGATTAGCGAGGAGCTGAGcttcgaagaagatggcccctcagatgaggaagaggaagcatCTGACGCTTCGGAGCCAGAGGGAGAGAGTGAAGACGAGcaagaggaaaaggaagaggaagaatctTCAAACGAGCCCATGAAGGATGCGCCAGTGGAGCTCGACGACATTATTGATGCGACAGAAGACAAGTCAAACAAGGAACGGAAacgaaagagaaaaaacGAGAACGACGATCTGGAGGGCAAATACCTGGACAAACTTGTTGCGGAGGAGGAAGCTGAGCGCGCCGGCAAGCGACAAAAGAATGATGCTCTGAATAAGACCGAAAAGGCTGTCgcggaggatgatgatgccggCAACGACAGTGACATTCCCGTCCACGAGACCCTCGCCAAAGACAACAAATCGTCAGACCTTGAGAAGGCAGCGCGAACAGTCTTCCTCGCCAATGTGTCCACAGAAGCAATCAATTCCAAGACCGCCAAGAAGGCCCTCATGGCCCATCTGTCATCCATTCTGGATAAAGATGCCACTCCCCCGCAAACTATCGAGTCACTGCGTTTCCGTTCCGTGGCTTTCTCAGGCGGCTCTCTCCCTAAGCGAGCAGCTTACATTACCAAGAGCCTGATGGACGCAACGACCAAGTCCGCCAATGCATATGTCGTGTACTCAACCTCGGCGGCTGCTCGCAAGGCTGCCGCAGAACTCAATGGTACCCAGGTCCTCGAAAGGCATTTGAGAGTCGACAGCGTCGCCCACCCCAGTCCCACAGATCACCGCCGATGTGTGTTTGTTGGCAACCTCGGGTttgttgacgatgagaccGTCTTGAACACCAACGCGGATGGCAACACTacggagaagaaaaagaacaagacccCATCCGATGTCGAAGAGGGTCTTTGGCGAACTTTTAGCACTCAGGGCAAGGTTGAAAACGTCCGAGTAGTTCGAGATTCCAAGACTCGTGTAGGCAAAGGTTTCGCCTATGTCCAATTTTAT GATGGCAACGATGTCGAGGCAGCCTTACTCCTTGATGGCAAGAAATTTCCTCCCATGTTACCGCGTAAGTTGCGAGTCACTCGAGCCAAGGATCCTCGCAAGACAGCTCTCGCCCAAGAGCGAGCCAGGGGCAAGAACATCGTTCCTAATGGCGCCGCCAAGAGCACAAAATACAAGCACAAGGCTACACCTGAGGAGCAATCCATGGCTGGACGTACAAGCAAGCTTCTCGGCCGCTCGGCCGCCGTGCAGCAACGCCACAAGAAGCGACCTTCAACACAGGGTGCTTCCGAGGATGCCCAGAACATTCCGTCTAGTATCAAAGGACCCGAACAGTTCGTTTTTGAAGGCCGCCGTGCTTCGTCTAAGGACGGCACACCCAAAGATCTTAAACTTGGtaagaagggcaagggcaagggcagATCCGGCAGGCCCCAAAACCGAGGCGCAAGGAGAGCTGCcgagtggaagaagaagagctga
- the TUB1_1 gene encoding alpha-tubulin, whose amino-acid sequence MKGEILHLHLGQAGTQLGNSAWELYLLEHGLGPDGRPDPNAPDIGDPGSFETFFTETSSGKHVPRSLFVDLDPSPIDEIRTGEYRNLFHPELLISGKEDAANNYARGHYTIGKEMVDNVIDRIRRVADNCQSLQGFLIFHSFGGGTGSGFGALLLERLSTEYGKKSKLEFAVYPAPRTSTAVVEPYNAVLSTHSTIENSDCTFLVDNEAVYDICRRNLDIPRPSYEHLNRLIAQVVSSITSSLRFDGALNVDLNEFQTNLVPYPRIHYPLISYAPVISSAKSEHESFKVQELTFQCFEPNNQMVVCDPRNGKYMAVALLYRGDVVPRDCNAAIAALKAKASFNLVEWCPTGFKLGINYQKPMAVPAAPEAGGLAPVKRSVSMLSNTTAIAEAWSRLDYKFDLMHSKRAFVHWYVGEGMEEGEFTEAREDLAALEKDYEEVAADSFEPEEELEY is encoded by the exons ATGAAGGGCGAG ATTCTTCACCTCCACCTGGGCCAGGCTGGTACCCAGCTCGGTAACTCTGCTTGGGAGCT CTACCTTCTCGAGCACGGTCTCGGCCCCGATGGTCGCCCCGACCCCAATGCTCCCGATATTGGTGACCCTGGCTCTTTCGAGACATTCTTCACTGAGACGAGCAGCGGCAAGCATGTTCCTCGATCTCTCTTCGTCGACCTCGACCCCTCTCCCATTGACGAGATCCGAACTGGCGAATACCGTAACCTTTTCCACCCCGAGTTGTTGATCAGCGGCAAGGAGGATGCCGCCAACAACTATGCTCGTGGTCATTACACCATTGGCAAGGAGATGGTTGACAATGTCATTGACCGCATTCGTCGTGTCGCCG ACAACTGCCAGTCTCTTCAGGGTTTCCTGATCTTCCACTCCTTCGGTGGTGGTACCGGTTCTGGTTTCGgtgctcttctcctcgagcgTCTCTCTACCGAGTACGGCAAGAAGTCTAAGCTCGAGTTCGCCGTCTACCCTGCTCCCCGAACCTCAACTGCCGTTGTTGAACCTTACAACGCTGTTCTCTCTACCCACAGCACTATTGAGAACTCTGACTGTACTTTCCTCGTCGATAACGAGGCTGTTTACGACATTTGCCGTCGCAACCTCGATATCCCCCGACCCTCGTACGAGCACCTGAACCGTCTCATTGCCCAGGTTGTCAGCTCCATCACATCCTCTCTCCGATTTGACGGCGCTCTCAACGTCGATCTCAACGAGTTCCAGACCAACTTGGTTCCCTATCCTCGAATTCACTACCCTCTCATCAGCTACGCCCCTGTCATCTCCTCTGCCAAGAGTGAGCACGAGAGCTTCAAGGTCCAAGAGCTTACCTTCCAGT GCTTCGAGCCCAACAACCAGATGGTTGTCTGCGATCCCCGAAACGGCAAGTACATGGCTGTCGCTCTTCTGTACCGCGGTGATGTCGTTCCCCGCGACTGCAACGCCGCCATCGCTgccctcaaggccaaggcctcATTCAACTTGGTCGAGTGGTGCCCCACTGGTTTCAAGCTCGGCATCAACTACCAGAAGCCCATGGCTGTCCCCGCCGCTCCTGAGGCTGGAGGCCTTGCCCCCGTCAAGCGATCCGTCTCTATGCTTTCCAACACCACCGCCATCGCTGAGGCTTGGTCCCGGCTCGACTACAAGTTCGATCTCATGCACAGCAAGCGTGCTTTCGTCCACTGGTACGTTGGTGAGGGTATGGAGGAAGGAGAGTTCACCGAGGCCAGAGAGGATCTCGCTGCTCTGGAGAAGGATTATGAGGAGGTTGCTGCCGACTCCTTTGAGCCTGAAGAGGAGCTCGAGTACTAG